The Jannaschia sp. M317 DNA segment GGTCGGCGGGGGCCGCCTGGCTGAGGTTCAGCAGGGGGCGGTCGGCTGGGAACTGCGCGTGTTCGATCCAACGCCGCGCCTCCATCACCGGGGGCGGGTCAGTGGCAAGAAGGGCGGGATTGAACGTCGTCATTGGGACCTCCGGGGTGCGGAATGACGGCCCGGAGGCCGAATCGCATCAGAACGGGATTTCGTCGTCCATGTCCGAGGGACCGCCGTAACCGCCGCCCTGGCTGCCGCCGCCGTTTCCGCCAGAGGACCCGCCGCGATCATCGTAGCCACCGCTGGACCCGCCGCCATATCCACCGCCGCCGCCGGAGCCACCACCATAGTTGCCGCCACCGCCGCCGGACCCGCCGCCTTCGCCGCGACCGTCAAGCATGGTCAGCGTGCTGCCGAAGCCCTGAAGCACGACCTCGGTCGAGTAGCGATCGGCACCGGACTGATCCTGCCATTTCCGGGTCTGAAGCGCGCCCTCGATATACACCTTGGAGCCCTTGCGCAGATATTGTTCCGCCACGCGCACCAGACCTTCGTTGAAGATCGCCACCGAATGCCATTCGGTCTTTTCGCGCCGCTCGCCGGAATTCTTGTCACGCCACGTCTCGGAGGTCGCGATGCGCAGGTTGCAAACCTTGCCGCCGTTGCCGAAGGTCCGCACCTCGGGATCGCGGCCAAGGTTGCCGATGAGAATGACTTTGTTGACGCTTCCGGCCATGGGGCCCCCCTGAATGCTCGAATCCGGTGGCGGCAGATGACGCCAGATTGGTTAACTACCCGTGAAGACCCGGAGGGGAAAGGGCGTAGGCTTTCAAATCGAGGCTCTTTCCGCTAGGGTCCGCGTCAGGCGCGATGGCCCCGACAGATGGGACGCGTGCCGGATCTGTGACAGACGGGATGGTCGGATGCGGACGATGGCTTGGGGGGTGGCGCTGCTGGCGCTGGGCGCGGGTGGCTTGGCCGAAGCGCAGGGAACGTTGTCGACGCGCAACCGGGTCGAGTTGTTTTCCAGCCAGACCGCCCTGATGGACCGTCGTCTGGCCTCGCAATACGCACATTCCAATCGCTTGCTGCCTACCTCGCCGGAAATCAACATCCCCTCGCGCGAAGCGATTCCGCGCTACACCGGGTCGCAACGGTCGCGGTTCCTGCCCGACGCCCGTGCCGCCGCGCGTCGCCATGGCGTGCCGGAGGATTTGTTCCTGCGTCTTGTGCGCCAGGAATCGGGCTGGAACCCGAACGCACGGTCGGTAAAGGGCGCGATGGGTCTGGCGCAATTGATGCCGGGGACGGCACGGGCGCTGGGCGTGAACCCCGCCGATCCCAAGCAGAACCTGGAAGGTGGTGCCCGCTACCTGGCGCAGCAATACCGCAAGTTCGGATCCTGGCGTCTGGCCCTGGCCGCCTACAATGCCGGGCCGGGGGCGGTTGAAAAGCACGGCGGCATTCCACCCTACCGAGAGACGCGCAATTACGTTCGCGTCATCATGGGGCGCGGCTGACCGGCGCGATCAACCGTTGAGCCCGGTTCCCTGCAACACGCCATGTTCCATCGCGTAGCGGGTCAGCCCGGCCGTCGTCGAAATGCCCAGCTTACGCTTCAGATTCTTGCGGTGCGTCTCGACCGTGCGCACAGAGATATCGAGCTTGTGGGCAACCGCCTTGTTCGACTGCCCCTGCGCCAACAGCAGCAGAATCGTCTGTTCGCGCGATGTCAGCGGTTCGGTTCCGTCCTGCGACGGCTCCAACGCCTCTTCTGCGCCGGGGCACAGGTAACGGCCGCCCGCGCAGACGACGTCGATGGCGCGGCGGATTTCCTCGGTCGGCTGATCCTTCAGGCAATACCCCGCAGCGCCGTGACGCATCGCCGTTGCGACGTATTCGGGTGCGTCGTGCATCGACAGGATCAGAACGGCGATGTCGGGATACCGTTCCCTCAGGATCTCGGTCGCCTGCAGGCCGTTCAGACGCGGCATGTTCAGATCCAGCAAGATCACGTCGGGGCCAAGGGCACCGCAATTGTCGATCGCCTCTTGCCCGTCGCGAAACAGGCCGACGACCTCGATGTCCTCGTAGCTTTCCAGCAGGGCGCGGATGCCGTCGGCAACCATCGCATGGTCATCGACGATCAACACGCGGACCGGGCGGTCCGGCATGGTGGTCACGGCTGTCTCCTCCCCGTCATACCTTTGGGGTAGCGCAGGGGGGGCGTCTGGGCAAGCGAGGCTAGCCGCCGATCCCCGCCAGGGCCAGCAAGGGTAGCAGTCCCAGCAGCCATCCCAGCACGTCGAGGAAGCCGGTGTCCTCGTCCTCTGCCGCCTGGGCTTCGGCGTCGCGATCCTGTTCCTCGATCTCTTCGACCGAGGGCGGGGCGGTGAAGGGCAGGGGAGAGTCCTCTTGCGCGAAGCCCGGCAGCGGATCCGGCGCTTCTGCATCGTCGTCCTGTTGGTCCTGCGGTGGGGCCGTCGGAGCCGTCGGGGAAGGAGCCACCCCACCCTGGTCGATCTGGCGCATCACGGGCGCGAATTCCTGCGTGGGGCGAAAGTCGGTCAGACGCAGTTCCAGAATCTCTCCGGGGTCGAGCGCGGTCACGATGGTGTTGTTGTCGTAGATTTCTTCGGCAGGGACGTTTTCCACCTCCGGACGCGACTCGATG contains these protein-coding regions:
- the ssb gene encoding single-stranded DNA-binding protein, whose amino-acid sequence is MAGSVNKVILIGNLGRDPEVRTFGNGGKVCNLRIATSETWRDKNSGERREKTEWHSVAIFNEGLVRVAEQYLRKGSKVYIEGALQTRKWQDQSGADRYSTEVVLQGFGSTLTMLDGRGEGGGSGGGGGNYGGGSGGGGGYGGGSSGGYDDRGGSSGGNGGGSQGGGYGGPSDMDDEIPF
- a CDS encoding lytic transglycosylase domain-containing protein; amino-acid sequence: MRTMAWGVALLALGAGGLAEAQGTLSTRNRVELFSSQTALMDRRLASQYAHSNRLLPTSPEINIPSREAIPRYTGSQRSRFLPDARAAARRHGVPEDLFLRLVRQESGWNPNARSVKGAMGLAQLMPGTARALGVNPADPKQNLEGGARYLAQQYRKFGSWRLALAAYNAGPGAVEKHGGIPPYRETRNYVRVIMGRG
- a CDS encoding response regulator transcription factor → MPDRPVRVLIVDDHAMVADGIRALLESYEDIEVVGLFRDGQEAIDNCGALGPDVILLDLNMPRLNGLQATEILRERYPDIAVLILSMHDAPEYVATAMRHGAAGYCLKDQPTEEIRRAIDVVCAGGRYLCPGAEEALEPSQDGTEPLTSREQTILLLLAQGQSNKAVAHKLDISVRTVETHRKNLKRKLGISTTAGLTRYAMEHGVLQGTGLNG